The following proteins are encoded in a genomic region of Candidatus Bathyarchaeota archaeon:
- a CDS encoding type II secretion system F family protein → MAAGGLGKIFSFIHKATSEERENTERELPFAVMIFTLMAASGISPYESWKKMRNLSFLPVFKREADEVVRQVEVLGKDPLTVMNQRAETTHSKLYRNFLGGFVSSVRSGGKLVDYMKSQLKSIFELRYINLNRSIEKIATLVEAYSVMLIVVLCTYILFVVFSSSNFMDILGGGTIDVSPAMSYLIAFLIMPVMSGIFILAAHNMQKSAFPDLKDLYKKALVMIVPAFAVIGIFGFMPSLQNAIRPLGLPEIATICLVAASMPAALQYWRISRINYNAEESIPSFIRDITESQKTGLSPEKSIVQATKRKDYGPFSKFLNLIRSQIEWGVPLRKTFENIKKEIRSWFVVVNFAMMVETIEIGGNSIQSLEILSEYSEKERELQVNRRALLKPYILLAFMWSVLIAVTTTIVALTTNMMTAMVSEDLTSVANIVMQDQLKIFSVGIIIQCWISGFFIGKISEGNFGAGFKHGAMLAATAYLSLVVSQVLLSGVFNMSLPPLK, encoded by the coding sequence GTGGCAGCGGGCGGTTTAGGCAAAATCTTCAGCTTTATCCATAAGGCAACTAGTGAAGAAAGAGAAAACACCGAACGCGAACTGCCCTTTGCAGTCATGATTTTCACTCTGATGGCTGCCAGCGGGATTTCGCCATATGAAAGCTGGAAAAAAATGCGTAACCTGTCCTTTTTGCCCGTGTTTAAACGTGAAGCTGATGAGGTGGTGCGGCAAGTTGAGGTTTTAGGCAAAGACCCCTTAACCGTTATGAATCAGCGAGCAGAAACCACTCACTCTAAACTTTACCGCAATTTCCTAGGCGGCTTTGTTTCTTCAGTGAGAAGCGGCGGCAAACTGGTAGATTACATGAAAAGCCAGCTAAAATCCATCTTTGAATTACGCTACATTAACCTGAACCGTTCCATCGAAAAAATAGCCACACTTGTTGAAGCCTACTCAGTTATGCTGATTGTGGTCTTATGTACCTACATCTTGTTCGTGGTTTTTAGTTCATCTAACTTTATGGATATTTTGGGTGGCGGCACAATTGATGTCTCACCTGCCATGTCCTATCTCATTGCGTTTCTGATTATGCCTGTGATGTCTGGCATTTTCATTTTAGCCGCCCACAACATGCAAAAAAGTGCCTTCCCAGACCTCAAAGACCTCTACAAAAAAGCACTCGTAATGATTGTTCCAGCTTTCGCAGTCATCGGCATCTTTGGTTTTATGCCCTCCCTTCAAAACGCCATCAGACCCTTGGGGCTGCCCGAAATTGCAACAATATGTTTAGTTGCTGCATCCATGCCTGCTGCTTTGCAGTACTGGCGGATTTCAAGAATCAACTATAACGCTGAAGAATCCATTCCCAGCTTCATCCGTGACATTACCGAATCCCAAAAAACAGGGTTATCTCCAGAAAAAAGCATTGTGCAAGCAACCAAACGCAAAGATTACGGACCCTTCTCCAAATTCCTAAACCTCATACGCAGCCAAATCGAGTGGGGTGTGCCACTGCGGAAAACCTTTGAAAACATCAAAAAGGAAATCCGAAGCTGGTTTGTCGTGGTGAATTTTGCCATGATGGTGGAAACCATTGAAATCGGCGGCAACAGCATCCAATCTCTTGAAATCCTATCGGAGTACAGCGAAAAAGAACGCGAACTCCAAGTCAACCGCCGCGCCCTGCTAAAACCCTACATTTTGCTGGCTTTTATGTGGAGCGTGCTTATCGCCGTGACAACAACCATTGTTGCCTTAACCACCAACATGATGACTGCCATGGTCAGCGAAGACTTGACCTCAGTTGCTAACATAGTCATGCAGGACCAACTCAAAATCTTCTCCGTAGGCATAATTATACAATGTTGGATTTCAGGATTCTTCATCGGAAAAATCAGCGAAGGCAACTTTGGCGCAGGCTTCAAACATGGCGCAATGCTGGCAGCAACAGCGTACTTGTCGCTGGTTGTTTCACAGGTGTTGCTCTCAGGCGTTTTCAACATGAGTTTACCG
- a CDS encoding type II/IV secretion system ATPase subunit: MVGKKKKQEEMAEKEKTSDEEMIALLGIQGYQVPEGYSQVESYPLNAPFSYAWVFQDDSEASYFYVIDELGMTKEERESFKRLKNILEYELKAPRIDETLVDSFHRQLPAILEQHSKSVEADEVGLRKIIYYLEKDLIGYGKIDALLSDPLIEDISCLGINKPVYIYHRKYANAKTNIVFTDEEELDDFVTRIVHRQGKHVSIAHPIVDLTLPGKHRLAVSFGKETTPAGTSFTIRKFKEDPLTIVDLILNETIDESIGAYLWMLMENKMSVMVVGPTGAGKTTALNAVACLVRPDFKMISVEEVQEINLPQENWVSTIARTGFGGDSEGEVTLYDLIKSAVRHRPALILVGEIRGEEAYVLFQALATGHGGLCTMHADDVESVVMRLTQPPMNIPTNILSLMNCVIVVKQVKTSCFNSHHRKMSSRKFTKVTEIDNGGATHEVFTWNMSSDTFQQNLQDSYLLKKIAQNLDAPLSVVQQEFERRKRILLNMVETNMRDFRSVHKALNSSVNVCLNPKEEAEAQ; encoded by the coding sequence ATGGTTGGGAAAAAGAAAAAGCAAGAGGAAATGGCGGAAAAAGAAAAAACCAGCGATGAAGAAATGATAGCTTTACTTGGCATTCAGGGGTATCAGGTTCCTGAAGGATATAGTCAAGTTGAAAGTTACCCGTTAAATGCGCCGTTTTCCTACGCTTGGGTGTTTCAAGATGATTCCGAAGCAAGCTACTTTTACGTGATTGATGAGCTCGGCATGACCAAAGAAGAACGAGAATCATTCAAACGCCTAAAAAATATTCTGGAATATGAGCTTAAAGCACCCCGTATTGATGAAACTCTTGTTGACTCGTTCCACAGACAACTCCCAGCAATTCTTGAGCAACATTCCAAATCAGTTGAAGCTGATGAGGTAGGCTTGCGCAAAATTATTTACTATCTTGAGAAGGATTTGATTGGTTACGGAAAAATCGATGCACTCCTTTCTGACCCACTAATTGAAGACATAAGCTGCTTAGGCATCAATAAACCTGTGTACATTTATCATAGAAAATACGCCAACGCCAAAACAAACATCGTCTTCACCGACGAGGAAGAACTTGATGATTTCGTAACCCGCATCGTTCACAGACAAGGTAAACACGTCAGCATCGCACACCCCATCGTTGACTTGACATTGCCGGGAAAGCATCGTCTAGCTGTTTCGTTTGGCAAAGAAACAACCCCCGCAGGCACAAGCTTCACAATCCGAAAATTCAAAGAAGATCCATTAACCATCGTGGACCTCATACTAAACGAAACCATCGACGAATCCATCGGTGCATACCTTTGGATGCTTATGGAAAACAAAATGTCCGTAATGGTTGTTGGTCCCACAGGAGCAGGAAAAACCACAGCATTAAACGCTGTTGCCTGCCTTGTCCGCCCTGACTTCAAAATGATTTCTGTAGAGGAAGTCCAAGAAATCAATCTACCGCAAGAAAACTGGGTTTCCACCATTGCAAGGACAGGTTTTGGCGGCGACAGTGAAGGAGAAGTCACACTCTACGACCTCATCAAGTCTGCTGTGCGTCACCGTCCAGCGTTGATTTTGGTGGGCGAAATCAGAGGTGAAGAAGCGTATGTGCTGTTTCAGGCTTTGGCTACTGGTCACGGTGGCCTTTGTACTATGCACGCTGATGATGTTGAAAGCGTAGTTATGAGGCTTACCCAGCCGCCCATGAACATCCCCACAAACATTCTCTCACTGATGAATTGTGTTATTGTGGTTAAACAGGTTAAAACTTCATGCTTTAATTCTCACCACCGCAAAATGTCTTCAAGAAAATTCACCAAAGTCACCGAAATAGACAACGGTGGCGCAACTCATGAGGTTTTCACGTGGAACATGTCCTCAGACACCTTCCAGCAGAACCTACAAGACAGTTACCTGCTAAAAAAAATCGCTCAAAATCTTGACGCACCGTTAAGTGTGGTTCAGCAGGAATTTGAACGCAGAAAACGCATACTGCTCAACATGGTGGAAACTAACATGCGTGATTTCCGTAGCGTCCACAAGGCCCTAAACAGTTCCGTAAACGTCTGCTTAAACCCAAAAGAAGAAGCGGAGGCACAGTAG
- a CDS encoding LysR family transcriptional regulator, giving the protein METIRFDYLKTFLTVAKTHSFSVAAKELKTSQGTVSHQIAALEEYFDAELFKRTSNGVEVTDAGATLKETAEKIIQEAQAAKAKISKAKHILSGTIRIAASTIPEEHIIPSLTAEFQKKYSGMKFKIFAQDSLTSLKALETDDAEFAAVGTIQGFEEKFEFIQVGEDHLVLIVPCDHKLASKKTVNLPEILNFPFIIREETSGTRKEIDALFEKNGIASTELEVALELGSTESVVTAVSEGRGISISSSIAAEKAQAAGRVRILKIQEAKTTRKIYVARQKKPLLKGAEVFWDFCNQFIFK; this is encoded by the coding sequence ATGGAAACCATACGCTTCGACTATCTTAAAACATTCTTAACCGTTGCCAAAACACATAGTTTCTCAGTAGCAGCTAAAGAACTCAAAACCAGCCAAGGCACCGTAAGCCACCAAATCGCAGCCTTAGAAGAATATTTTGACGCAGAACTCTTCAAACGCACAAGCAACGGCGTGGAAGTCACCGACGCAGGCGCAACCCTAAAAGAAACTGCGGAAAAAATCATCCAAGAAGCCCAAGCTGCAAAAGCCAAAATCTCCAAAGCCAAACACATACTCTCAGGCACCATACGCATAGCCGCAAGCACAATCCCTGAAGAACACATAATTCCCAGCTTGACGGCAGAGTTTCAGAAAAAATATTCAGGCATGAAATTCAAAATTTTTGCTCAAGACAGCCTAACAAGCCTCAAAGCGTTGGAGACAGACGATGCAGAGTTCGCGGCGGTTGGTACAATTCAGGGGTTTGAAGAAAAATTTGAGTTCATCCAAGTAGGAGAAGACCACTTGGTACTGATAGTTCCCTGCGACCACAAGTTAGCCAGCAAAAAAACAGTAAACCTACCTGAAATTCTCAATTTTCCCTTCATCATCCGAGAGGAAACCTCTGGAACTCGAAAAGAAATAGACGCACTATTTGAGAAAAACGGTATTGCATCCACAGAGTTAGAGGTGGCTTTGGAATTGGGAAGCACAGAGTCAGTGGTTACTGCTGTTTCTGAGGGCAGAGGCATCAGCATAAGCTCATCCATAGCCGCTGAAAAAGCCCAAGCAGCAGGACGGGTGAGAATCCTCAAAATCCAAGAAGCGAAAACCACAAGAAAAATTTATGTCGCCCGGCAGAAAAAGCCTCTTTTGAAGGGTGCAGAGGTTTTCTGGGATTTCTGCAACCAATTCATTTTTAAATAA
- a CDS encoding DsrE family protein yields the protein MATYTVIVFDAPVAKERAYSALRFAWTCDIEGHKVRIWLFENGIYVAKKGQKPAQGLINFGETLEDLVKGGVEVKACVVCAEARGITQEELIDGVKLATVHELVEWTATSDKIITF from the coding sequence TTGGCGACCTACACAGTAATAGTTTTTGACGCTCCAGTTGCAAAAGAGCGTGCTTATTCTGCATTAAGATTCGCTTGGACCTGCGACATTGAAGGACACAAAGTTCGAATATGGCTCTTTGAGAATGGCATATACGTTGCAAAGAAAGGACAAAAACCCGCTCAAGGCTTAATCAACTTCGGCGAAACACTCGAAGACCTAGTAAAAGGCGGTGTAGAAGTCAAAGCGTGTGTTGTCTGTGCTGAAGCCCGAGGCATAACCCAAGAAGAACTCATTGACGGCGTAAAACTAGCAACCGTGCATGAACTGGTCGAGTGGACAGCCACAAGCGACAAAATCATAACCTTCTAG
- a CDS encoding sulfurtransferase TusA family protein: MSFETLDVKGKMCPMPVALTKRKLQGMAAGQLLEVVGEGELEFDNIQRWVKNNGHEIVEASKGGVEFKLLIKKL, encoded by the coding sequence ATGAGCTTTGAAACATTGGATGTTAAGGGTAAAATGTGCCCAATGCCCGTTGCGTTAACCAAGCGCAAGCTTCAAGGCATGGCTGCAGGTCAACTATTGGAGGTTGTCGGCGAGGGCGAATTGGAGTTTGATAACATTCAGCGTTGGGTTAAAAATAACGGGCATGAAATTGTTGAGGCATCCAAGGGTGGGGTTGAGTTTAAGCTTTTAATCAAAAAGCTATAA
- a CDS encoding double-cubane-cluster-containing anaerobic reductase, with amino-acid sequence MAEKYVEMYKNLGMDIEKHNQLLNILGQYYTAVYLSQKNRPKGMSYFDFVVSEVHGLRIKELNDSRAAGNKVIGAFCIYAPEELAYAANATVVGLCGGADFSVPDAEAVIPRNLCPLIKSFYGFRLNGTCPYFQSSDLVVGETTCDGKKKVYELLGDLIPTYVIEIPHKPDTQQGKEFWLKEVEAFKAKIEEVTGNKITAEKLKESIQLINEKRKALQRLQNLRAQTPAPISGLDALLIYQISFNDDPKRFIAKVNELCDELDERVKNGVGVSAKDAPRLMVSGCPMAIPNWKLHSIAEGLGASIVVEESCVGTRYFTDLVEPKGDSIEELLWAIVEKYSKIPCACFTPNDRRIESIKDLAKQFNVEGVIYYTLQNCHDYNVEAVKVDRAMKAADLPMLKIETDYAFGDSEQIKTRVEAFLEIIKDEQ; translated from the coding sequence ATGGCAGAAAAATATGTTGAAATGTACAAAAACCTTGGAATGGACATAGAAAAACACAATCAACTCCTAAACATTCTAGGGCAATATTACACCGCAGTTTATCTCTCACAAAAAAACCGCCCCAAAGGCATGAGCTACTTTGACTTTGTCGTCTCAGAAGTCCATGGCCTGCGCATAAAAGAACTCAACGATTCCCGCGCAGCAGGCAACAAAGTAATCGGCGCATTCTGCATCTACGCACCCGAAGAACTCGCATACGCTGCAAACGCAACAGTTGTCGGCTTGTGTGGCGGTGCAGACTTCTCCGTGCCTGATGCGGAGGCAGTTATTCCAAGGAACCTGTGTCCCCTCATCAAATCCTTCTACGGCTTCAGACTCAACGGAACCTGCCCATATTTCCAATCCAGCGACCTAGTCGTTGGTGAAACCACCTGTGACGGTAAAAAGAAAGTCTATGAACTTCTCGGCGACCTCATCCCAACCTATGTAATCGAGATTCCCCACAAACCCGACACACAACAGGGCAAAGAGTTCTGGCTTAAAGAAGTTGAGGCTTTCAAAGCCAAAATCGAAGAAGTCACAGGCAACAAAATCACCGCAGAAAAACTCAAAGAATCCATCCAACTCATCAACGAAAAACGCAAAGCCCTACAACGCCTCCAAAACCTCCGAGCACAAACTCCAGCACCCATCAGCGGCTTAGATGCGCTTTTGATTTATCAAATCAGCTTCAATGATGACCCCAAACGCTTCATCGCCAAAGTCAACGAACTCTGCGATGAACTCGATGAGCGAGTGAAAAACGGCGTCGGCGTTTCAGCTAAAGATGCCCCAAGATTGATGGTTTCAGGTTGCCCTATGGCTATTCCTAACTGGAAGCTGCACAGCATCGCTGAAGGTTTAGGCGCATCCATCGTGGTTGAGGAAAGCTGCGTTGGAACACGCTACTTCACGGATTTGGTTGAGCCTAAAGGGGACAGCATTGAAGAGTTGCTTTGGGCTATTGTGGAGAAATACAGCAAGATTCCCTGCGCATGCTTCACACCCAACGACAGACGCATAGAAAGCATAAAGGATCTCGCTAAACAGTTCAATGTTGAAGGCGTAATTTACTACACTCTGCAAAACTGCCATGACTACAATGTGGAAGCTGTCAAGGTTGACCGTGCAATGAAAGCTGCTGATTTGCCGATGCTTAAAATTGAAACTGATTATGCATTTGGCGATTCTGAACAGATTAAAACACGTGTCGAAGCGTTTCTTGAAATCATCAAGGACGAACAGTAA
- the selD gene encoding selenide, water dikinase SelD — MSYRLTKVVPVHGCSCKLPQYQLGDLLEQAGITEEFSEDVLAGPWENSSVVKVADGIAVLNTLDFFTPMVDEPEIQGRIAGSNVTSDIYTLGVTKIPCVLTIMAFPENMPTDLAVGMLKGLGDFCREMDTPVIGGHTIRNPWPIIGGAATGIGDPEKIVYTKGAKHGDKLFLTKPLGIAPAMAAYRLRKEEEGKELLQDIPESVIDTAVNGAITGMITSNKSVAEVMQKVPVHAATDVTGFGLKGHSANMAMLGKVDIVINNLYVIPGTPVLADLFGYPLLTGESKETAGGILMAVAKEDADDLQSELDKRKVQHCEVGYVKEGVGVVHVLDDAKVTEA, encoded by the coding sequence ATGAGCTACAGATTAACCAAAGTTGTACCCGTGCACGGATGCAGCTGCAAACTACCTCAATACCAACTCGGTGACCTTCTTGAGCAAGCAGGCATAACCGAGGAGTTCAGTGAAGATGTTTTGGCGGGTCCATGGGAAAACAGCAGCGTTGTCAAAGTCGCCGATGGCATTGCCGTCCTCAACACGCTGGATTTCTTCACTCCGATGGTTGATGAACCTGAAATTCAAGGACGAATCGCAGGTAGCAACGTAACCAGTGACATCTACACGTTGGGCGTAACAAAAATTCCCTGTGTCCTTACCATTATGGCGTTTCCTGAGAATATGCCCACTGACTTAGCGGTTGGAATGCTCAAGGGACTGGGCGATTTCTGCCGAGAAATGGACACGCCCGTTATTGGCGGTCACACAATCCGCAATCCATGGCCAATCATTGGCGGCGCCGCAACAGGCATTGGTGACCCAGAAAAAATCGTTTACACCAAAGGCGCCAAACACGGTGACAAACTGTTCTTAACTAAACCCTTAGGAATCGCGCCTGCTATGGCTGCGTATCGTCTGCGTAAAGAAGAGGAAGGCAAAGAACTCCTCCAAGACATTCCCGAATCCGTGATTGATACGGCAGTGAACGGCGCCATCACTGGCATGATAACCTCCAACAAGTCAGTTGCGGAAGTCATGCAGAAGGTTCCAGTGCATGCTGCTACTGACGTGACAGGCTTTGGATTGAAAGGGCACTCTGCGAACATGGCGATGCTTGGAAAAGTTGACATTGTAATCAATAACCTCTATGTTATCCCTGGCACACCCGTGCTGGCTGACCTTTTCGGTTATCCATTATTGACAGGTGAATCTAAGGAAACTGCGGGTGGCATCTTGATGGCGGTAGCAAAGGAAGACGCTGATGACTTACAAAGCGAGTTGGATAAGCGTAAGGTGCAGCACTGTGAGGTCGGCTACGTAAAAGAAGGCGTTGGTGTTGTTCACGTGCTAGATGATGCTAAAGTCACCGAAGCATAA
- the mobB gene encoding molybdopterin-guanine dinucleotide biosynthesis protein B, with protein sequence MPKVIAVVGGKHSGKTTIIEHLITEFKRRGYHVGTIKEMVKIPTLDTPQTETDRYTQAGAEVIAAVPRTETVVFIKKRLDIGEILPYFEGLDFVFLEGFESEDAFCRVIAAKTVSEAQSFMDKNVLAISGVISASEDVAVVLGVPVFNVLTQVAQLADLIEHR encoded by the coding sequence TTGCCAAAGGTTATTGCAGTTGTTGGCGGGAAACATTCAGGAAAAACCACCATAATTGAGCATTTAATTACCGAGTTTAAACGCCGCGGCTACCATGTGGGCACAATTAAAGAGATGGTTAAGATTCCCACTTTGGATACACCCCAAACCGAAACCGACCGCTACACTCAAGCAGGCGCTGAAGTCATCGCGGCAGTACCCCGAACAGAAACAGTTGTTTTCATCAAAAAACGGCTTGATATTGGGGAGATTTTACCATATTTTGAGGGCTTAGATTTTGTGTTTTTGGAGGGGTTTGAGTCGGAAGACGCGTTTTGTAGGGTGATTGCTGCTAAAACTGTTTCTGAGGCTCAAAGTTTTATGGACAAAAATGTTCTTGCTATTTCAGGTGTGATTAGTGCGTCTGAGGATGTTGCTGTGGTGCTTGGGGTTCCTGTGTTTAATGTTTTGACGCAGGTTGCTCAGCTCGCTGATTTGATTGAGCACCGTTAG
- a CDS encoding LysR family transcriptional regulator yields the protein MSTQTYKIKVWMVNEKNQATFGDGIAQLIEEIDKHHSILKASQHLGMSYRYALHRITISEERLGESLVTRVRGGAKGGGSSEVTEYGKALVTKYRNAQHELNNALKKLP from the coding sequence TTGAGCACCCAAACATACAAAATAAAAGTCTGGATGGTAAACGAGAAAAACCAAGCAACCTTCGGCGACGGAATAGCACAACTCATAGAAGAAATAGACAAACACCACTCCATCCTAAAAGCCTCCCAACATCTAGGCATGTCCTACAGGTACGCCCTCCACAGAATAACAATATCAGAAGAACGCCTTGGCGAAAGCTTAGTCACACGGGTCAGAGGAGGCGCAAAAGGCGGCGGTAGCTCCGAAGTCACCGAATATGGAAAAGCCTTAGTTACCAAGTACAGAAACGCTCAACATGAACTAAATAATGCCCTAAAAAAACTGCCCTAA
- a CDS encoding sulfide/dihydroorotate dehydrogenase-like FAD/NAD-binding protein → MQPKVNQVVEKIVLNSVTKKITVYAPDIAEKAKAGQFVIFKIRQDSERIPLTLSSWDKEKGTISHIFQEVGYSTKELGSLEVEDHIMHIAGPLGNPSEIENFGTAAVICGGLGTAVAYPVAKALKEAGNKVISIVGARNAELFILEDEMTAVSDEIYFTSDDGSKGQKGFVSDVLKSLIAKNIKFDIVFAIGPPIMMSVIADITRPYGIKTIASLNPIMVDGMGMCGACRVTIGNETKFACVDGPEFDAHLVNFKELMQRLKSYCTEEKNLMQAHEHHGGNCQCHNH, encoded by the coding sequence ATGCAACCCAAAGTTAATCAGGTTGTCGAAAAAATAGTCCTAAATTCAGTCACCAAAAAAATCACAGTATACGCCCCAGACATTGCAGAAAAAGCAAAAGCAGGGCAATTCGTGATTTTCAAAATACGCCAAGACAGCGAAAGAATCCCCTTAACCCTGTCATCATGGGATAAAGAAAAAGGCACAATATCCCACATTTTCCAAGAAGTCGGCTACTCAACCAAAGAGTTAGGCTCACTGGAAGTGGAAGACCACATAATGCACATAGCAGGTCCACTGGGAAACCCCAGTGAAATAGAAAACTTTGGCACTGCCGCCGTCATCTGCGGAGGCTTAGGTACAGCAGTTGCGTACCCCGTAGCAAAAGCCCTCAAAGAAGCAGGAAACAAAGTAATCTCCATTGTGGGTGCCAGAAACGCTGAACTCTTCATTTTAGAAGATGAAATGACCGCGGTGTCAGATGAAATCTACTTCACATCTGATGATGGCTCAAAAGGCCAAAAAGGCTTCGTAAGTGACGTTTTAAAATCATTAATTGCAAAAAACATCAAATTCGACATTGTATTTGCCATTGGGCCCCCAATCATGATGAGCGTAATCGCAGACATCACCCGTCCATATGGAATCAAAACCATTGCCAGCCTAAACCCAATCATGGTGGACGGCATGGGCATGTGCGGTGCCTGCAGAGTAACCATAGGTAACGAAACCAAGTTTGCCTGTGTGGACGGCCCAGAATTTGATGCTCACTTAGTTAACTTTAAAGAACTCATGCAGCGGCTCAAAAGCTACTGTACCGAAGAGAAAAACCTCATGCAAGCACACGAACACCACGGAGGAAATTGTCAATGTCACAACCACTAA
- the gltA gene encoding NADPH-dependent glutamate synthase: MSQPLNQNGNNKRFTAVDVRKQDPSVRTKNFKEVVLGYTEEQAIAEASRCLNCVAPKCVEGCPVGVQIPAFIKLIKQNDYIDAINKIKERNSLPAICGRVCPQEEQCQKMCILSKKGDPVSIGRLERFVADFERERGIQVPAIPPSNGKKVAVVGAGPAGLTVAADLAKLGYKVTIFEALHKGGGVLVYGIPEFRLPKQIVQTEIDYITKLGVEFQPDYLIGRIFTIEELFKQGYEAVFIGTGAGLPKFLCVQGENLNGIYSANEFLIRVNLMKSYKVPQSKTPIRVGKNVAVIGGGNVALDSARCALRLGADKVTIIYRRTRNEMPARQEEIDNAEEEGIEFKYLTAPLKFTGDEQGNVKTMETISMRLCDADDTGRHQVAPIEGSESTMDVDTVIVAIGRTPNPIIQGTTPGLKTQRGGIIASDSNFKTSLEGVYVGGDIATGEATVISAMGTGKTAAKSIHEYLQNKEKKE; this comes from the coding sequence ATGTCACAACCACTAAACCAAAATGGAAACAATAAACGCTTCACCGCAGTTGACGTGCGAAAGCAAGACCCGTCAGTGCGAACCAAAAACTTCAAAGAAGTAGTGTTAGGCTACACCGAAGAACAAGCAATAGCTGAAGCATCCCGTTGCCTAAACTGTGTGGCACCAAAATGTGTTGAAGGTTGCCCAGTTGGCGTACAAATCCCCGCTTTCATTAAACTCATAAAACAAAACGATTATATCGATGCCATAAACAAAATCAAAGAACGCAACAGCTTACCCGCCATCTGCGGACGGGTATGTCCCCAGGAAGAACAATGCCAAAAAATGTGCATCCTAAGCAAAAAAGGCGACCCAGTTTCTATTGGTAGGCTCGAACGGTTTGTTGCCGATTTTGAGCGCGAACGAGGTATACAAGTGCCCGCAATTCCGCCAAGTAACGGCAAAAAAGTTGCTGTTGTCGGTGCAGGACCAGCTGGCTTAACCGTTGCAGCAGACCTTGCAAAACTCGGCTACAAAGTCACAATTTTCGAAGCACTTCACAAAGGCGGCGGTGTCCTTGTCTATGGTATTCCTGAGTTCCGTTTGCCAAAGCAGATTGTGCAAACCGAAATTGACTACATCACCAAGCTGGGCGTAGAGTTCCAGCCTGACTACTTAATCGGCAGAATCTTCACCATCGAAGAACTATTCAAGCAAGGCTACGAAGCAGTCTTCATCGGAACCGGTGCAGGATTGCCCAAATTCCTCTGCGTCCAAGGCGAAAATCTCAACGGCATCTACAGCGCAAACGAATTTCTCATACGCGTAAACCTCATGAAAAGCTACAAGGTCCCACAATCCAAAACCCCAATCCGCGTTGGCAAAAACGTGGCAGTTATCGGCGGCGGCAACGTTGCTTTGGATTCTGCTCGTTGCGCGTTGCGGTTAGGTGCTGATAAAGTAACAATTATTTACCGACGAACACGAAATGAGATGCCTGCACGACAAGAAGAAATCGATAATGCCGAGGAAGAAGGTATCGAATTCAAGTATCTCACTGCACCCCTCAAATTTACAGGCGACGAACAAGGTAACGTTAAGACGATGGAGACAATTTCGATGCGGCTCTGTGATGCAGATGACACTGGAAGACACCAAGTTGCACCCATAGAAGGCTCCGAATCAACCATGGACGTGGACACAGTAATCGTAGCCATCGGACGCACACCCAACCCCATCATACAAGGCACAACCCCTGGCCTAAAAACCCAGCGCGGCGGCATAATCGCCAGTGACAGCAACTTCAAAACCAGCCTCGAAGGCGTCTACGTCGGCGGCGACATCGCAACAGGCGAAGCCACCGTAATCAGCGCCATGGGCACAGGGAAAACCGCGGCAAAAAGCATCCACGAATACCTACAAAATAAAGAAAAGAAAGAATAA